From Sphingopyxis sp. USTB-05, the proteins below share one genomic window:
- a CDS encoding beta-glucosidase: MSDQQFDFAPRRGASDEWIADTVDAIMAQATLAEKVGMLSGRGFFQEFMADDRLWGARPYRAGSGIERLGVPPLWFTDGPRGVARGQSTCFPCTMARGATFDTDLEMRIGEAMGKEIRAQDCDLSGAVCINILRHPAWGRAQETYGEDPHHLGAMGAALGVGIQTQNVIATVKHFALNSMENARFKVDVQVSERALHEIYLPHFKTALDAGVATVMSAYNKFNGEYCGQHHGLLTDILRGEWGFSGFVHSDWVMGLYKPYAVAAGLDIENPEPQILGDKLIAAVEAGHVAPFVIDRACRNILRTQYRFACAADPLTEYPAELVASPEHVALAREAAQKSIVLLENDGVLPLDRSKLRRIAVLGRLAELPNTGDMGSSRVRPPYVVTPLDALRARLGPDAIQTGDEDDIDAAVAAARAADVALIVAGYTAREEGEYIPGDITLGQEDDGRGGRPAIGGDRLSLELPAEQVALIEAVAATGTPVVVAIVAGSAVLVEGWRAQASAILQTFYAGMEGGNALADILFGDVSPSGRLPFTVARDAGDYPHFDRDANAITYDYWHGYAKLARDGTEPRYPFGHGLSYTRFARRALRASVSGDSVGISVAVANVGERSGDETVLCHIKYPGAIERWPLALKAFSRVSLAPGETRTIAMQIKIADLRYRDEHDHEWKIEPGEYQIHISGGIEADLKASVRL; this comes from the coding sequence ATGAGCGATCAGCAATTTGATTTCGCGCCCCGCCGCGGCGCTTCGGACGAATGGATCGCCGACACGGTCGATGCGATCATGGCGCAGGCGACGCTCGCCGAAAAAGTAGGCATGCTGTCAGGCCGTGGCTTTTTCCAGGAATTCATGGCCGACGACCGGCTGTGGGGCGCACGCCCCTATCGCGCTGGCAGCGGGATCGAGCGTCTAGGCGTCCCGCCCCTGTGGTTCACCGACGGCCCGCGCGGCGTTGCGCGCGGCCAGAGCACCTGTTTCCCTTGCACGATGGCGCGCGGCGCGACCTTCGACACCGACCTCGAAATGCGGATCGGCGAGGCGATGGGCAAGGAAATCCGTGCGCAGGACTGCGACCTTTCGGGCGCCGTCTGCATCAATATCCTGCGCCATCCCGCGTGGGGCCGCGCGCAGGAAACCTATGGCGAAGACCCGCATCATCTAGGCGCGATGGGCGCAGCACTGGGCGTCGGCATCCAGACGCAAAATGTGATCGCCACGGTCAAGCATTTCGCACTGAATTCGATGGAGAATGCGCGCTTCAAGGTCGATGTGCAGGTGAGCGAGCGTGCGCTCCACGAAATCTATCTGCCGCATTTCAAGACCGCGCTCGATGCGGGCGTCGCCACCGTTATGAGCGCGTACAACAAGTTTAACGGCGAATATTGCGGTCAGCACCACGGCCTGCTGACCGACATATTGCGCGGCGAATGGGGCTTTTCGGGCTTTGTCCATTCGGACTGGGTGATGGGCCTCTACAAACCCTATGCCGTCGCCGCCGGACTCGACATCGAGAATCCCGAACCGCAAATCCTGGGCGACAAGCTGATTGCGGCGGTCGAGGCAGGCCATGTCGCCCCCTTCGTGATCGACCGCGCGTGCCGCAACATCCTGCGCACGCAATATCGCTTCGCCTGCGCCGCCGATCCGCTGACCGAATATCCCGCCGAGTTGGTCGCATCGCCCGAGCATGTCGCGCTCGCGCGCGAAGCCGCCCAAAAGTCGATCGTCCTGCTCGAAAATGACGGTGTGCTGCCACTCGACCGTAGCAAACTGCGCCGGATCGCCGTTCTCGGCCGGCTGGCCGAGCTTCCCAATACCGGCGACATGGGATCGAGCCGCGTGCGTCCGCCCTATGTCGTCACCCCGCTCGATGCGCTCCGCGCCAGGCTCGGCCCCGATGCCATCCAAACGGGTGACGAGGACGACATCGACGCCGCGGTGGCCGCAGCGCGCGCCGCCGATGTCGCACTGATCGTCGCCGGCTATACCGCGCGCGAGGAAGGCGAATATATCCCGGGCGACATCACGCTGGGACAGGAAGACGACGGCCGCGGTGGGCGTCCGGCGATCGGTGGCGACCGCCTCTCGCTCGAACTGCCCGCCGAACAGGTCGCCCTGATCGAAGCCGTCGCGGCGACGGGAACGCCCGTCGTCGTTGCGATTGTCGCGGGCTCCGCCGTGCTAGTCGAGGGCTGGCGCGCGCAAGCGTCGGCGATCCTCCAGACATTCTACGCAGGCATGGAAGGCGGCAATGCGCTGGCCGACATATTGTTCGGCGACGTCAGCCCCTCCGGCCGCCTCCCCTTCACAGTGGCGCGCGATGCCGGCGATTATCCCCATTTCGATCGCGACGCCAACGCGATCACCTATGACTATTGGCACGGCTATGCAAAGCTGGCGCGCGACGGCACCGAGCCGCGCTACCCCTTCGGTCATGGCCTCAGCTACACGCGCTTCGCCCGTCGCGCATTGCGGGCTTCGGTTTCCGGCGACAGCGTGGGTATTTCGGTCGCGGTAGCCAATGTCGGAGAACGCTCCGGCGACGAGACTGTCCTCTGTCACATCAAATATCCCGGCGCGATCGAGCGCTGGCCGCTGGCGCTGAAAGCCTTTTCCCGCGTTTCGCTCGCCCCCGGCGAGACGCGAACGATCGCGATGCAAATCAAAATCGCCGACCTTCGCTATCGTGACGAACATGATCACGAATGGAAAATCGAGCCCGGGGAATATCAAATTCACATATCCGGCGGCATCGAAGCCGACCTTAAGGCATCGGTGCGGCTCTAG
- a CDS encoding amidohydrolase family protein, producing MKLKITKIALAAALLAVPATAHQAGDKKAAATAEVFPVSAGAPARKPGEGAGPFRKMVIRNATIIDGTGAPPRGRFDIVVEGNRISSIKQAGWPGLPSAANRAPNDADYEIDATGMYVLPGFTDMHVHLPGADKAPDASYAYKLWLAHGVTTVRGVPLGAPAVASREKDRSARNEIVAPRIFNYQTLGAGWTGGVVDTPLKAREWVRWAAKNNIDGIKFFNRENETPDVFSAALDEAKKLGLGTTAHLSQIGVANFNGRQAGDAGLNTITHYYGHMESLLKDRAIQDFPSHYDYNNEQDRFGEVAEIWDQVYGPGTKQWQEYLEAQKANHVTFDPTFNIYAASRDLMRARNADWHARYTTPQLWNYFQSTRDNHGSYFFDWTTENEFAWKKFYGLFMRLMNDYKNMGGRVTVGTDSGFIWKVYGFAYVEELELLREAGFSPLEVVRAATMMGAKTLYEPRGETPPIGAVKAGMLADLVIVPENPLQNLKTLYGTGFQRLNSETNKQEVVGGVKFTIKDGIVYDAKQLLGDVAAMVESEKTKLGQ from the coding sequence ATGAAGTTGAAGATAACCAAAATCGCGCTGGCGGCGGCGTTGCTCGCCGTGCCTGCGACCGCGCATCAGGCCGGCGACAAAAAGGCGGCCGCTACCGCCGAGGTCTTCCCGGTCAGCGCCGGCGCACCGGCGCGCAAGCCGGGCGAAGGGGCTGGACCGTTTCGCAAGATGGTGATCCGCAATGCCACGATCATCGACGGGACCGGCGCGCCGCCGCGCGGTCGCTTCGACATCGTCGTCGAAGGCAACCGGATTTCCTCAATCAAGCAGGCGGGCTGGCCGGGGTTGCCTTCTGCGGCCAACCGCGCGCCGAACGATGCCGATTATGAAATCGATGCGACCGGCATGTACGTGCTTCCCGGGTTCACCGACATGCATGTCCACCTGCCCGGCGCCGACAAGGCACCCGATGCCAGCTATGCCTACAAGCTCTGGCTCGCGCACGGTGTGACGACGGTCCGCGGCGTTCCGCTGGGCGCGCCTGCGGTTGCCAGCCGCGAGAAGGATCGCTCGGCACGCAACGAGATCGTGGCGCCGCGAATTTTCAATTACCAGACGTTGGGTGCGGGCTGGACAGGTGGCGTCGTCGACACCCCGCTCAAGGCGCGTGAGTGGGTGCGCTGGGCTGCCAAGAACAACATCGACGGCATTAAATTCTTCAACCGCGAGAATGAGACGCCCGATGTTTTCTCGGCTGCTCTCGATGAAGCCAAGAAGCTGGGCCTTGGGACGACCGCCCACCTCAGCCAGATTGGCGTGGCCAATTTCAATGGACGCCAAGCGGGCGACGCGGGGCTCAATACGATCACGCATTATTACGGGCATATGGAATCCCTGCTGAAGGACCGGGCGATTCAGGATTTCCCGTCGCATTACGACTATAACAACGAGCAGGATCGCTTCGGCGAAGTCGCCGAAATCTGGGATCAGGTTTATGGTCCCGGCACGAAACAATGGCAGGAATATCTGGAGGCGCAAAAGGCGAACCACGTCACATTCGATCCGACATTCAATATCTACGCCGCATCGCGTGATCTGATGCGTGCGCGCAATGCCGACTGGCACGCCCGCTACACGACCCCGCAGCTCTGGAATTATTTTCAGTCGACCCGCGACAATCACGGCTCCTATTTCTTCGATTGGACTACCGAGAATGAATTCGCGTGGAAGAAATTCTACGGCCTCTTCATGCGTTTGATGAACGATTACAAGAATATGGGTGGCCGGGTTACGGTCGGCACCGATTCGGGCTTCATCTGGAAGGTCTATGGCTTCGCCTATGTCGAAGAACTGGAATTGCTGCGCGAAGCCGGTTTCTCGCCGCTTGAGGTTGTCCGTGCCGCGACGATGATGGGCGCGAAGACGCTGTACGAACCGCGTGGCGAAACCCCGCCGATCGGTGCAGTGAAGGCGGGTATGCTCGCCGATCTCGTGATCGTCCCGGAAAATCCGCTGCAAAATCTGAAGACGCTTTACGGGACAGGGTTCCAGCGCCTGAATTCCGAAACGAACAAGCAGGAGGTCGTCGGCGGGGTGAAGTTCACCATCAAGGACGGGATTGTCTACGACGCAAAGCAATTGCTCGGTGACGTCGCGGCGATGGTCGAAAGCGAAAAGACCAAGCTGGGCCAGTAG
- a CDS encoding amino acid permease, whose amino-acid sequence MSFFTRRKSIETVAAVNEAQRLHRTLGWGHLVALGVGAIVGTGIYTLIGVGAERAGPAVLLAFIVAGLVCVCAALAYAELATLMPVSGSAYTYSYAVIGEGVAWVIGWSLVLEYSVVCAAVAVGWSGYAVGFLQAAGIDVPLALAAGPHAGGVINLPAVLIVAGVAGMLLVGTRESASVNAFLVVLKLGALAAFILLALPAFDAGNFKPFMPYGFAAHEVDGQVRGVMAAAAIIFFAFYGFDAVSTAAEEARNPGRDLIIGIVGSMIVCTIVYILVAAAAVGAMPFLQFSQSGEPLAHVLRTLGHPGVATLIGAVAVIALPTVILAFMFGQSRIFFVMARDRMLPERLGRLNRRGTPVAVTIGTAIVVSAIAGFFPLSEIAELANAGTLAAFVAVGFCLIILRVRRPDMPRVFRAPMPWVVGLVAIFGCIYLFISLPAITQSRFLLWNLIGLAVYLAYGARKSRLATAGDSK is encoded by the coding sequence ATGTCTTTCTTTACCAGACGAAAATCGATCGAAACGGTCGCGGCCGTGAACGAAGCGCAACGCCTGCACCGGACACTGGGGTGGGGGCACCTCGTTGCACTGGGCGTCGGGGCGATCGTGGGCACGGGAATATATACGTTGATCGGCGTGGGCGCCGAGCGCGCCGGTCCGGCCGTTCTTCTCGCTTTCATCGTTGCCGGGCTGGTATGCGTGTGCGCCGCTCTGGCTTATGCGGAACTCGCAACGCTGATGCCTGTTTCGGGTAGCGCCTATACCTATAGCTACGCCGTGATCGGCGAAGGCGTCGCCTGGGTTATCGGCTGGAGCCTTGTCCTCGAATATTCGGTCGTGTGCGCCGCTGTGGCTGTCGGATGGTCGGGCTACGCCGTCGGCTTCCTGCAAGCCGCAGGAATAGACGTCCCGCTCGCGCTGGCGGCGGGACCCCATGCCGGGGGTGTCATCAATCTGCCGGCCGTCCTTATCGTGGCGGGTGTGGCGGGCATGCTGCTGGTCGGGACCCGCGAAAGTGCTTCGGTGAATGCCTTCCTTGTCGTGCTGAAGCTTGGCGCGCTCGCCGCCTTCATCCTGCTCGCCCTGCCGGCATTCGATGCGGGGAACTTCAAACCCTTCATGCCTTATGGTTTCGCTGCACATGAGGTGGACGGACAGGTGCGCGGTGTTATGGCAGCGGCGGCGATCATCTTTTTTGCATTCTACGGCTTCGATGCCGTGTCGACGGCGGCAGAAGAAGCGAGAAATCCCGGGCGCGACCTCATCATCGGAATCGTGGGGTCGATGATTGTGTGCACGATCGTCTATATATTGGTCGCCGCAGCGGCTGTGGGCGCGATGCCATTCCTTCAATTCTCGCAGTCGGGCGAACCGCTCGCGCACGTCTTGCGCACGCTGGGCCACCCCGGGGTCGCGACGCTGATCGGCGCGGTTGCGGTCATTGCCTTACCCACGGTGATCCTGGCCTTCATGTTCGGGCAAAGCCGCATCTTCTTTGTCATGGCGCGCGACAGGATGCTGCCCGAACGCCTCGGCCGGCTGAATCGACGCGGCACGCCCGTCGCGGTTACGATCGGCACCGCAATCGTTGTGTCCGCGATCGCGGGCTTTTTCCCGCTTTCCGAAATTGCCGAGCTGGCGAATGCAGGAACGCTTGCAGCATTCGTCGCTGTCGGCTTTTGCCTGATCATCCTTCGCGTACGTCGACCGGACATGCCGCGGGTGTTTCGTGCGCCGATGCCGTGGGTCGTCGGGCTCGTGGCGATATTCGGCTGCATCTATCTGTTTATCAGCCTCCCGGCGATCACACAGAGCCGTTTCCTGCTCTGGAATCTGATCGGGCTCGCCGTCTATCTGGCTTATGGCGCGCGTAAGAGCCGATTGGCCACGGCGGGCGATTCAAAGTGA
- a CDS encoding TetR/AcrR family transcriptional regulator, with protein sequence MQSKTGPKRKAQDRGVATRQKIVEEALQLFSRHGFDGVGIREIAESVGVQHGLIKYHFGTKDELWREAVRLLFTRMSEILRAEPGEADLPPYKAFEISLRRYVRYCAEHPEHARLMVQESFRDNERLAWASESFIRPSHDRIFARWNALMDDGTMPRVDPTLMVYAMTGAAQSIFNLAAEAKLTHGIDALSNETIEAYSDAIVSLFMPGLKAIEKSGQK encoded by the coding sequence TTGCAGTCGAAAACGGGACCGAAAAGAAAAGCCCAGGACCGCGGTGTCGCGACGCGGCAGAAAATTGTCGAAGAAGCGCTGCAACTATTCTCACGCCACGGTTTCGACGGCGTCGGGATACGTGAAATTGCCGAGAGCGTCGGCGTCCAGCACGGGCTGATCAAATATCATTTCGGCACGAAGGATGAGCTGTGGCGCGAGGCCGTCCGGCTGCTGTTCACCCGGATGAGCGAGATTTTGCGCGCCGAGCCCGGCGAGGCCGATCTGCCGCCATATAAGGCGTTCGAAATCTCGCTTCGACGCTATGTCCGCTATTGCGCCGAGCATCCCGAACATGCGCGGCTGATGGTTCAGGAATCCTTTCGCGACAACGAACGGCTGGCCTGGGCGTCGGAGAGCTTCATTCGCCCCAGCCACGACCGGATATTCGCGCGATGGAATGCGCTGATGGACGACGGGACGATGCCGCGGGTGGATCCCACGTTGATGGTCTATGCGATGACAGGTGCCGCCCAGTCGATCTTCAATCTCGCCGCCGAAGCCAAGCTGACGCACGGGATCGACGCGCTGTCGAACGAGACGATAGAGGCCTATTCCGACGCCATTGTCTCGCTGTTCATGCCCGGCCTGAAGGCGATCGAAAAGTCCGGTCAAAAATAA
- a CDS encoding MBL fold metallo-hydrolase, whose amino-acid sequence MTLSSSFHIGESSSRRQMICGVIAAAASVASLGRIAARAAAPPPPQLRVQRLAWAGMRLQLPAATLFIDPLIDPTVWGSALSDKLIAVDDPVGESVVLITHRHSDHGDAIAIAAALKSGGTLAYAAGTPPFGGLPANVRQRPCPLWEPQIFGDFTATPVPASDGYGDLQVSWVVSGGGRRIFHGGDTMMHGGWWRVGRQFGSFDAAFLPINGATFSWRKPATDEPAVLTPKQAVAAATILGAERIVPIHYGVVGADGYSEVPDPLGALQDASWHGGSYVAVLKPGEWLNWQERQTARAAPMP is encoded by the coding sequence GTGACCTTGTCCTCGTCATTCCATATCGGTGAAAGCTCAAGCCGTCGGCAAATGATCTGCGGCGTGATTGCTGCGGCAGCGAGCGTCGCATCGTTAGGGCGCATTGCAGCGCGCGCGGCGGCACCGCCGCCGCCGCAGTTGCGCGTTCAACGTCTGGCCTGGGCAGGCATGCGCCTTCAACTGCCTGCCGCGACGTTGTTCATCGACCCGCTGATCGATCCGACCGTCTGGGGATCCGCCCTTTCCGACAAGCTGATTGCCGTGGATGATCCGGTGGGCGAGAGTGTCGTCCTGATCACCCATAGGCATTCGGATCATGGCGACGCCATCGCCATTGCAGCAGCGCTGAAAAGCGGAGGGACGTTGGCATATGCCGCCGGCACGCCCCCTTTCGGCGGGCTGCCCGCCAATGTGCGCCAGCGGCCGTGCCCCCTTTGGGAGCCGCAAATCTTCGGGGACTTTACGGCGACTCCCGTTCCTGCATCCGATGGCTATGGCGATCTTCAGGTTTCATGGGTCGTATCGGGCGGTGGACGCAGAATATTCCATGGCGGTGACACGATGATGCACGGTGGCTGGTGGCGGGTGGGCCGACAGTTCGGTTCTTTCGACGCTGCGTTCCTGCCCATCAACGGCGCTACCTTTTCGTGGCGCAAGCCGGCGACGGACGAACCTGCCGTGCTCACACCAAAACAGGCTGTGGCGGCCGCCACAATCCTCGGCGCAGAAAGGATCGTGCCGATCCATTACGGCGTTGTTGGCGCCGACGGATACTCGGAGGTGCCCGATCCTCTTGGCGCTTTACAGGACGCCAGCTGGCACGGCGGATCCTATGTGGCGGTCCTGAAACCGGGCGAGTGGCTGAATTGGCAAGAACGGCAAACCGCTAGAGCCGCACCGATGCCTTAA
- a CDS encoding LysR substrate-binding domain-containing protein produces the protein MTAAAELLGITHGAVSRRILSLEQWLGTPVFERLGRGVRPTPQGIIFLRRAERSLNAIEALRSELGSRRDPGAIRISALPSMVRLWLMPRLRRLEAIAPGRAIEIIPEHRMAQVQNRDMDIAVRYGTGSWPGVDTHPLFPDIAIPAAAPELSARLVGISAQDLMKETLLIDGDSSDWQEWGRRAGVQRALLGSKRQFLDHDVAIEAARQELGVILLRVPMAASALYDKSLQALPLPAISSTRGHYLAVRAGERRPDILALVDELRSIGAEATAHFNGAFPEIAAQIFNAQVK, from the coding sequence ATGACAGCTGCGGCGGAACTGCTGGGAATAACGCATGGCGCCGTCAGTCGCCGGATACTCTCACTTGAACAGTGGCTTGGAACGCCGGTATTCGAGCGGCTCGGCCGCGGCGTTCGACCAACGCCCCAGGGCATTATCTTCCTGCGCCGCGCCGAACGATCGCTAAACGCGATCGAAGCACTTCGATCCGAACTTGGTAGCCGGCGCGATCCCGGCGCCATCCGCATCTCCGCGCTTCCATCGATGGTCAGGCTATGGCTGATGCCGCGGCTACGCCGCCTCGAAGCGATCGCGCCCGGACGCGCGATAGAAATCATTCCCGAACATCGTATGGCGCAAGTCCAGAACCGCGATATGGACATCGCTGTGCGGTATGGCACCGGATCGTGGCCCGGTGTCGATACTCATCCCCTTTTTCCCGACATCGCGATTCCCGCCGCTGCACCCGAACTCTCGGCGCGGTTGGTCGGGATTTCAGCGCAGGATCTGATGAAAGAGACGTTGCTAATCGACGGCGACAGCTCAGATTGGCAGGAATGGGGTCGTCGTGCGGGGGTACAAAGAGCCTTATTGGGATCGAAGCGCCAATTCCTTGATCACGATGTCGCGATCGAAGCCGCCCGTCAGGAACTTGGCGTGATCTTGCTGCGCGTGCCGATGGCGGCATCGGCACTTTATGACAAAAGCCTGCAGGCGCTGCCTTTGCCGGCCATATCCAGCACGCGGGGACATTATCTCGCCGTCCGCGCGGGCGAACGCCGTCCGGACATACTCGCGCTGGTCGACGAATTGAGGTCCATCGGCGCCGAAGCCACGGCGCATTTCAATGGGGCCTTTCCCGAAATCGCCGCTCAAATTTTCAACGCGCAGGTCAAGTAG
- a CDS encoding Lrp/AsnC ligand binding domain-containing protein has protein sequence MLTEADHRILKVIQAEGRITNQELANRCGLSPSACFDRLKRLREQEYILGFHALLDPNKLDRSLLIFIEVLMDRTTGDVFKEFAASVSAMPEILECHMVAGGFDYLIKVRVRDMAAYRTFLADTLVHMPGIRETRTYAVLDEVKNVTSLPL, from the coding sequence ATGCTTACCGAAGCAGACCATCGCATCCTCAAGGTCATTCAGGCGGAAGGCCGGATTACCAATCAGGAGCTGGCAAATCGCTGTGGCCTTTCGCCTTCCGCCTGCTTCGACCGCCTGAAGCGCTTGCGCGAGCAGGAATATATCCTCGGCTTTCACGCCCTGCTCGATCCGAACAAGCTCGACCGATCTTTGCTGATCTTCATCGAGGTGCTCATGGACCGAACCACGGGCGACGTTTTCAAGGAGTTTGCAGCCTCTGTGTCGGCCATGCCGGAGATCCTGGAATGCCACATGGTCGCGGGCGGGTTCGACTATCTGATCAAGGTCCGCGTCCGCGATATGGCGGCCTATCGAACCTTTCTTGCCGATACGCTGGTGCATATGCCGGGGATCCGGGAGACGCGGACCTATGCGGTCCTCGACGAAGTCAAGAATGTGACCAGCCTGCCGTTGTAA
- a CDS encoding MFS transporter, giving the protein MADVSGGTVRPPASMEQPRLSTGEVVAYGSGDLAFNLYFTFCSLFLLYFYTDVLGLSASVAGLIIMAALVWEGITDPAMGVIASRTRSRFGSYRPYLLFGAPLLAFAFIAMFLPLGLSGNALAAFCLATHILFRTVYTVVNIPFVALSARMSADSLARSRLAGARMLFAILTGLFLAAATLPLVARFGGGREGFLWVAALYAAIATLVLLNCFRKTREAIGEAPDAHPTFGAMLGAVRSNRVFLLLLGATLVGSIGYAMGGKALLYYMKYYAGSEETITIGLTVSLAAAALSMLLWVKLTQRIGKRAVWLSGIAISATANILIFALAPKAGPLLYGLLGLTGVGNAAFVLTFWSMLPDTVEVGEWQTGLRAEGALVGFLAFTQKVALGVGTGLIGILLDIIGYVPNAPQTPEALTSIRGFATIVPAMMAIGAGLFIHFYPLDTRTHARLVRAIGWRNARRRGGPSTTNMDK; this is encoded by the coding sequence ATGGCCGATGTCAGCGGCGGGACGGTAAGACCGCCCGCTTCCATGGAACAGCCGCGCCTATCGACCGGAGAGGTCGTGGCCTATGGTTCGGGCGACCTTGCCTTCAATCTCTACTTCACCTTCTGCTCGCTGTTCCTGCTCTATTTCTACACCGACGTGCTCGGGCTCTCGGCCTCGGTCGCCGGTTTGATCATCATGGCGGCGCTCGTCTGGGAAGGTATCACCGACCCCGCGATGGGCGTGATAGCCAGTCGCACGCGCAGCCGCTTCGGCAGCTATCGCCCCTATCTGTTGTTCGGCGCACCGCTGCTCGCATTTGCGTTTATAGCGATGTTCCTGCCGCTGGGACTGTCGGGCAACGCCCTCGCCGCCTTCTGCCTCGCGACGCATATCCTGTTCCGCACAGTCTACACCGTCGTGAACATCCCCTTTGTGGCACTGTCAGCCCGGATGAGCGCTGACTCGCTCGCGCGGTCGCGTCTTGCCGGCGCGCGCATGTTGTTCGCGATCCTGACAGGACTGTTCCTCGCCGCCGCGACGTTGCCGCTCGTCGCCCGCTTCGGCGGCGGACGCGAAGGGTTTCTATGGGTTGCGGCGCTTTACGCGGCCATAGCGACACTGGTCCTGCTCAACTGCTTCAGGAAAACCCGCGAAGCGATCGGCGAGGCGCCCGACGCACATCCGACCTTTGGCGCGATGCTCGGCGCGGTGCGGTCGAACCGCGTGTTCCTGTTGCTGCTCGGCGCGACGCTGGTGGGTTCGATCGGTTATGCGATGGGCGGCAAGGCGCTCCTCTATTACATGAAATATTATGCCGGATCGGAGGAGACGATTACGATCGGCCTGACGGTTTCATTGGCGGCCGCCGCGCTGTCGATGCTGTTGTGGGTCAAGCTGACGCAGCGCATCGGAAAACGCGCGGTGTGGCTCAGCGGGATCGCGATCAGCGCGACCGCGAATATCCTGATCTTCGCCCTCGCGCCAAAGGCGGGACCACTACTTTATGGCCTGCTCGGACTCACTGGGGTCGGCAACGCCGCCTTCGTCCTGACCTTCTGGTCGATGCTACCCGACACGGTCGAGGTCGGCGAATGGCAAACCGGCCTGCGGGCAGAGGGTGCTCTCGTCGGTTTCCTCGCCTTTACCCAGAAGGTGGCGCTGGGTGTCGGTACCGGCCTGATCGGCATCCTGCTCGACATCATCGGCTATGTTCCCAACGCACCGCAAACTCCCGAGGCGCTGACCAGCATCCGTGGTTTCGCCACGATCGTTCCGGCGATGATGGCCATCGGCGCCGGGCTGTTCATCCATTTCTATCCCCTCGACACGCGTACCCACGCGCGCCTCGTCCGTGCGATCGGATGGCGCAATGCACGCCGCCGCGGGGGCCCCTCCACGACAAATATGGACAAATGA
- a CDS encoding cupin domain-containing protein, translating into MFQPKGLRPVSFDSCEAILIGPGCTRRDLPSRPGVRTWIVEMAPGSEWPHVDHHGDGGEDVFILDGEVIEGDQRFGVGTYLHFDPDSQHQPRTETGVRLIGFNLL; encoded by the coding sequence ATGTTCCAGCCAAAAGGGCTCAGGCCCGTATCATTCGACAGTTGCGAAGCGATCCTTATCGGCCCGGGGTGCACCCGTCGCGATCTGCCCTCGCGTCCCGGCGTCCGCACATGGATTGTCGAAATGGCGCCCGGCAGCGAGTGGCCTCACGTCGACCATCATGGCGATGGCGGTGAGGACGTCTTCATTCTGGATGGGGAAGTCATTGAGGGCGACCAGCGGTTCGGTGTCGGTACTTATCTTCATTTCGATCCCGACAGCCAGCACCAGCCGCGGACGGAAACGGGCGTGCGGCTTATCGGGTTCAATCTCCTGTGA